Proteins encoded within one genomic window of Bacteroidota bacterium:
- a CDS encoding T9SS type A sorting domain-containing protein has translation MGFWGWKYGDRQANHTYTANGTYNVTYVLANDCGGDTVTVPVTIACLVGTTAPNGTVISLYPNPTNGFAALELQLPNTTETEVAVTDITGKIIFRQNQAYPSGKSLLQIDLSKASAGIYLVHVTTEGLKWQGKLVKN, from the coding sequence TTGGGATTTTGGGGATGGAAATACGGCGACAGGCAGGCCAACCATACCTATACCGCCAACGGAACTTATAATGTGACCTATGTGCTTGCAAATGACTGCGGCGGTGATACGGTAACCGTTCCAGTCACCATCGCTTGCCTCGTGGGCACGACTGCACCCAATGGAACTGTGATCAGCCTTTACCCCAATCCGACCAATGGTTTTGCGGCACTTGAGCTGCAACTGCCCAACACGACAGAGACGGAGGTAGCCGTGACTGATATCACTGGCAAGATCATTTTCCGCCAAAATCAGGCGTATCCATCTGGCAAAAGCCTTCTTCAGATTGATTTGTCAAAGGCGAGCGCTGGAATTTACCTCGTTCATGTGACCACCGAAGGTCTGAAATGGCAAGGTAAATTGGTCAAGAACTGA
- a CDS encoding DUF4290 domain-containing protein yields MKYKISDEPMKLREFGRNVQMMLDYCKTLPDREERNALARTIVRIMAHINPSVTEEADYQQKLWDHLMLLADYDLDADIPAEFTRAEESRRFTRPKTRMEYRTHRSRFLQYGHNVELLAEQAYKMEDEEEKMALVALILNVMKMQIKGAEKDINAELIVCEHLKTLSKGRLDYQPEDVRFHKYARETMPQLANYSTATYQPRNGAKKKKKKVQPQKKYK; encoded by the coding sequence ATGAAGTACAAGATCTCTGACGAGCCCATGAAATTGAGAGAATTTGGACGTAACGTTCAAATGATGCTCGACTATTGTAAGACACTCCCCGACCGCGAAGAACGGAATGCATTGGCCCGCACCATCGTGCGTATCATGGCCCATATCAATCCTTCAGTTACCGAAGAGGCTGACTATCAGCAGAAGCTTTGGGACCACCTGATGCTCCTTGCAGACTACGATCTCGATGCGGATATTCCTGCCGAATTTACCCGTGCCGAAGAGAGCCGCAGATTCACGCGCCCCAAGACGCGCATGGAATACCGCACCCATCGTTCGCGCTTCCTGCAATACGGCCATAACGTCGAGCTACTCGCCGAGCAAGCCTACAAAATGGAAGACGAAGAGGAAAAAATGGCGCTCGTCGCCTTGATCCTCAATGTCATGAAAATGCAGATCAAGGGCGCCGAAAAGGACATCAATGCCGAGCTCATCGTCTGCGAACACTTGAAAACGTTGAGCAAGGGCAGGTTGGATTACCAACCCGAAGACGTGCGCTTCCACAAGTATGCACGTGAAACGATGCCGCAATTGGCCAACTACAGCACGGCAACCTATCAACCGCGCAACGGCGCCAAAAAGAAAAAGAAGAAGGTCCAACCCCAAAAGAAGTACAAATAA
- a CDS encoding UvrD-helicase domain-containing protein produces the protein MYFLDELNEAQRAAAAATDGAVMIIAGAGSGKTRTLTFRLAFIIDQGFADPFEVLALTFTNKAAKEMKERIVKLVGPEAKNIWMGTFHSIFARMLRMEAEKIGYTNSFTIYDTDDTESLLKKVVDSMALDPKKFKPRVLYTHISSAKSALVDPEDYAINYVTDEQSNTIARIYKIYQTRLFESNSMDFDDLLMKPIELFQRFPDVLHKWQKRFKYIMVDEYQDTNHAQYMITRMLAGHHGNVCVVGDDAQSIYSFRGANIANILNFKKDYPEARQFKLEQNYRSTKNIVGAANSVIARNKDQLQKTVYTDNDAGDLIKILESNTEQDESKAVTDAIREQKMRNSYRNQDFAILYRTNAQSRSVETELRRANIRYKIFGGQSFYKRKEIKDVTSYLKLAINPKDTAALLRVINYPVRGIGKSSLDKLTVIADEAKLGLWEALMQVERFTELGKARKAFADFVLMIRTFGIKAKEANAYEAASYIAKQSGILKELHQENSIESLSRWENVQELLNAAKEFTEDPDQDAHSLDAFLAEISLYSDQDDKEDDLDFVTLMSIHAAKGLEFPSVFVVGMEEELFPSFMSLGSRADLEEERRLFYVAVTRAKDRLTLSYAKSRYKYGSLSYNEPSRFLTEIDVEYLALPSRGRGPAPAQQGIPITTRSLTQRPQRGTQRGASIQEEFEGDNLDGLRPGMEVRHSKFGQGKVLVVDGNAQERKATIFFQDIGQKVLLLKYAKLKILN, from the coding sequence ATGTACTTTTTGGACGAATTGAATGAAGCTCAACGTGCAGCCGCGGCTGCGACGGATGGTGCTGTCATGATCATTGCAGGGGCAGGTTCCGGAAAAACCCGCACGCTCACCTTTCGCTTGGCCTTCATTATTGATCAAGGATTTGCAGATCCTTTTGAAGTGCTCGCGCTGACCTTTACCAACAAGGCGGCCAAGGAAATGAAGGAAAGGATCGTCAAATTGGTGGGGCCCGAGGCGAAAAATATCTGGATGGGAACCTTTCACAGCATTTTTGCAAGAATGCTGCGAATGGAGGCCGAAAAAATCGGCTACACCAACTCCTTCACCATTTACGATACCGACGATACCGAGAGTTTGCTCAAGAAAGTCGTGGATTCGATGGCTTTGGATCCCAAAAAATTCAAGCCAAGGGTCCTTTACACCCACATTTCCAGCGCAAAAAGCGCCTTGGTCGATCCGGAGGACTATGCGATCAACTACGTCACCGACGAACAAAGCAATACGATCGCAAGAATTTACAAAATCTATCAGACCAGGCTTTTTGAAAGCAATTCGATGGATTTTGATGACCTGTTGATGAAGCCGATTGAGCTTTTTCAGCGGTTTCCCGATGTCTTGCACAAATGGCAGAAGCGCTTCAAATACATCATGGTGGATGAGTATCAAGATACCAACCACGCGCAGTACATGATTACGCGCATGCTTGCCGGTCACCATGGCAACGTTTGCGTGGTGGGCGATGATGCGCAATCCATTTACTCTTTCCGCGGCGCCAACATTGCCAACATCCTGAACTTCAAAAAGGATTATCCCGAGGCGCGCCAATTCAAACTGGAGCAGAATTACCGTTCCACCAAAAACATCGTTGGGGCCGCCAACAGCGTGATTGCACGGAACAAGGACCAGCTGCAAAAAACGGTCTACACCGACAATGACGCGGGTGACCTCATCAAAATCCTGGAATCCAACACCGAGCAGGATGAAAGCAAGGCCGTGACGGATGCGATTCGGGAGCAAAAAATGCGCAACAGCTATCGCAACCAAGACTTTGCGATCCTTTACCGCACCAACGCGCAGTCGCGCTCCGTGGAAACCGAATTGCGCCGCGCCAACATCCGCTACAAAATCTTTGGCGGACAAAGCTTTTACAAACGCAAGGAAATCAAGGATGTGACCAGCTATCTAAAGCTGGCGATCAATCCCAAAGATACCGCAGCCCTGCTGCGCGTGATCAACTACCCGGTCAGGGGGATTGGCAAATCCTCCCTCGACAAACTGACGGTCATCGCCGACGAAGCCAAGCTCGGGCTTTGGGAGGCTTTGATGCAGGTCGAGCGCTTCACCGAATTGGGCAAAGCCCGGAAGGCATTTGCAGATTTCGTCCTGATGATCCGCACATTCGGCATCAAGGCCAAGGAGGCCAATGCCTACGAAGCTGCGAGTTACATCGCCAAACAGAGCGGCATTCTCAAGGAATTGCACCAGGAAAACAGCATTGAAAGCCTGAGCCGCTGGGAAAACGTGCAGGAACTCCTCAACGCAGCCAAGGAATTCACCGAAGATCCTGATCAAGATGCCCATTCGCTCGATGCCTTCCTCGCCGAAATTTCGCTCTACAGTGATCAGGATGACAAGGAGGACGACCTCGACTTCGTGACCCTGATGTCGATTCACGCGGCGAAGGGCTTGGAGTTTCCGAGTGTATTTGTGGTCGGCATGGAGGAGGAATTGTTCCCGAGTTTCATGTCATTGGGCAGCCGCGCAGATTTGGAGGAGGAACGCCGCCTGTTTTATGTCGCTGTGACCCGCGCCAAGGACCGGCTCACGTTGAGCTACGCCAAAAGCCGCTACAAATACGGCAGCCTGAGCTACAATGAACCCAGCAGGTTTCTGACAGAAATCGATGTTGAATATCTTGCGCTACCGAGTCGCGGGCGCGGGCCTGCTCCTGCACAACAAGGCATCCCGATCACAACGCGTTCGCTCACGCAGCGTCCACAGCGCGGCACGCAACGCGGCGCAAGCATTCAAGAAGAATTCGAAGGGGACAACCTTGATGGGCTCCGCCCCGGCATGGAAGTGCGCCACAGCAAGTTTGGTCAAGGAAAAGTCCTCGTCGTCGACGGAAACGCGCAGGAAAGGAAAGCCACGATCTTTTTTCAGGACATCGGGCAGAAGGTATTGCTGCTCAAGTATGCAAAACTGAAGATTTTGAATTAA
- a CDS encoding nucleotide exchange factor GrpE: protein MIDNESEISEIEVSAVEEVPANDDQLLMDMRAELESAKKRANEATDQYLRVLAEFDNFRKRSRREYDSLQEYASEKVLSALLTVLDDFDRTLTAMEKTDNLSSIKDGITLVTNKLHRTLEKEGLNLIDCQDADFDSSLHEAIHSIEVPAEKKGKVLEQVEKGYRLKDKVIRYAKVIVGE, encoded by the coding sequence ATGATTGATAACGAGAGCGAAATCTCTGAAATCGAGGTTTCGGCAGTGGAGGAGGTTCCTGCAAACGACGATCAGTTGCTCATGGACATGCGCGCAGAGTTGGAATCTGCCAAAAAGCGTGCAAACGAAGCCACCGATCAATATTTACGCGTGTTGGCTGAGTTTGACAACTTCAGAAAGCGTAGTCGCCGCGAATATGATTCGTTGCAGGAATATGCCTCGGAAAAAGTACTTAGCGCATTGTTGACGGTCTTGGACGACTTTGACCGAACGCTGACAGCAATGGAAAAAACTGACAATTTGTCATCCATCAAAGATGGCATTACGTTGGTCACCAACAAACTTCACCGCACCCTCGAAAAGGAAGGTCTTAACCTGATCGACTGCCAAGATGCAGACTTTGACAGCTCCTTGCATGAAGCGATTCACAGCATCGAGGTCCCTGCCGAGAAAAAAGGGAAGGTCTTGGAGCAAGTCGAGAAGGGTTACCGCCTCAAAGACAAGGTGATCCGGTATGCGAAAGTAATCGTGGGAGAATAA
- a CDS encoding DUF255 domain-containing protein: MVYFYRLTFTFAALLGLILGLGSNSHAANADLALEGGMDSIPRNALVFVEGFDSQGKSISISVGLIVKKGFVALNYHYLVGATEVKCFKPGETQAHVSNGFLSVEENQDLIVISVPTLEGTIANLSPLNFPANGSTVQLTGSADQHRLVFGNALVSGTKDILGKTMPQMISTQMEDCTGGPIFQGNQVVGFAVAGYLDDRRYYAYGIPAYELKRLLNRSFIIKTFSAMSEMAPTPFAPFQANLMESLEAVLWQSFADAERVVTKRKKMVLIDVSTKWTGWSNLMEKNTYTKKGIIRYLNENFYAVRLDAESNDTIVFNRLAYHRNSGSPYHTLAYSLLEGNMQFPSTVILDEELNELLVIPGYMDAKKMEVVLHYFFEKAYLNVALSFQQYESKYWEKLRVLDGN; this comes from the coding sequence ATGGTGTATTTCTACCGGCTCACTTTCACGTTTGCTGCCCTCCTTGGATTGATACTGGGACTTGGCAGCAATTCCCACGCGGCAAACGCTGATTTGGCGTTGGAAGGTGGCATGGACAGCATTCCACGAAATGCACTGGTCTTTGTCGAGGGGTTTGATTCCCAAGGAAAAAGCATCAGCATTTCTGTAGGATTAATTGTCAAAAAGGGCTTTGTCGCACTCAACTACCACTACTTGGTGGGTGCCACCGAAGTCAAATGTTTCAAACCGGGCGAGACACAGGCGCACGTTTCCAATGGATTTTTGTCCGTCGAGGAAAACCAAGACCTGATCGTCATTTCCGTTCCAACGCTTGAAGGTACGATTGCGAACCTCAGTCCGCTGAATTTTCCTGCCAATGGGAGTACCGTGCAATTAACTGGCAGTGCAGATCAGCATCGATTGGTTTTCGGAAATGCGCTGGTTTCCGGTACCAAGGACATCCTCGGGAAAACCATGCCGCAGATGATTTCCACGCAAATGGAAGACTGCACCGGCGGTCCGATTTTTCAAGGAAATCAGGTCGTAGGCTTTGCAGTGGCCGGCTATTTGGATGATCGCAGGTACTATGCCTACGGGATTCCAGCCTACGAATTGAAACGTTTGCTCAACCGCAGCTTCATCATCAAGACTTTCAGTGCTATGAGTGAAATGGCCCCCACCCCATTCGCCCCCTTTCAAGCAAACTTGATGGAATCGTTGGAGGCTGTGCTTTGGCAAAGCTTTGCCGACGCGGAGCGCGTGGTCACGAAACGCAAGAAGATGGTGCTGATCGACGTTTCGACCAAATGGACAGGATGGTCCAACCTCATGGAAAAAAACACCTACACCAAAAAGGGGATCATCCGCTATCTGAACGAGAATTTTTATGCCGTGCGGTTGGATGCAGAATCCAATGACACCATCGTCTTCAACCGGCTGGCATACCACCGCAATTCTGGCAGTCCCTACCATACATTGGCTTACTCTTTGCTTGAGGGGAATATGCAGTTTCCATCCACGGTGATTCTCGACGAGGAGTTGAATGAATTGTTGGTGATCCCGGGATATATGGATGCAAAAAAGATGGAGGTGGTTCTCCATTATTTCTTTGAAAAGGCCTATCTCAATGTTGCACTCAGCTTCCAGCAATACGAATCCAAGTATTGGGAAAAGCTGCGTGTGTTGGATGGCAACTAA
- the murA gene encoding UDP-N-acetylglucosamine 1-carboxyvinyltransferase, translating into MQYFEIEGGHQLTGEIEPQGAKNEALQVVCAVLLTEEKVVLENVPDILDVNRLIELLEIIGVEVKRLEPGKIAFRAKDVKISLLNGPEFRNAAARLRGSMMILGPLLARFGEALMPQPGGDKIGRRRVDTHFLGFQQLGAHFVYNEKESYFKVFSHGRLKGTFMHLDEPSVTGTANIIMAAVLAEGTTTIYNAACEPYIQQLCKLLNSMGAKIEETTIGSNKLIINGVEKLGGNKKPHRILADMIEVGSFIGMAAMTQSQLTIKNADVEHLGLIPSVFRRLGVDLEVRGNDLIVNRQSICKIDTYIDGTSLTIYDHPWPGFTPDLLSIVLVVATQCEGSVLIHQKMFESRLFFVDKLIEMGAQVILCDPHRAVVIGLGRKHMLRAIRMTSPDIRAGIALLIAALGANGTSRIYNIEQIDRGYQNIEARLNALGARIKRMKE; encoded by the coding sequence ATGCAATACTTTGAGATCGAAGGTGGTCACCAATTAACGGGTGAAATCGAGCCCCAAGGAGCTAAAAACGAGGCACTACAGGTTGTTTGTGCCGTATTGCTCACCGAGGAAAAGGTTGTTCTGGAGAACGTTCCTGACATTCTCGACGTCAACCGCCTCATCGAGCTGCTTGAAATCATCGGCGTCGAGGTCAAGCGCCTCGAACCTGGAAAAATCGCCTTCCGCGCCAAGGACGTCAAAATCAGCCTGCTCAACGGGCCTGAATTCCGGAATGCAGCTGCAAGGTTGCGTGGTTCCATGATGATCCTCGGTCCGCTGTTGGCACGTTTTGGCGAAGCCTTGATGCCGCAGCCGGGTGGGGACAAAATCGGTCGTCGCAGGGTCGACACGCACTTCCTCGGTTTTCAGCAGTTGGGCGCCCACTTCGTCTACAACGAAAAGGAAAGCTATTTCAAGGTCTTCTCCCATGGCCGTCTCAAGGGCACGTTCATGCACTTGGACGAACCCTCCGTTACGGGTACAGCCAACATTATCATGGCGGCAGTCCTTGCAGAAGGCACCACGACGATCTACAATGCCGCCTGCGAGCCTTATATTCAGCAACTCTGCAAGTTGCTCAACAGCATGGGCGCCAAAATCGAGGAAACCACGATTGGCTCCAACAAGCTGATCATCAACGGCGTTGAAAAGCTCGGCGGCAACAAAAAACCGCACCGGATTTTGGCCGACATGATCGAAGTCGGTTCCTTCATTGGTATGGCAGCCATGACGCAAAGTCAGTTGACGATCAAGAATGCCGATGTGGAGCACTTGGGCTTGATTCCTTCGGTTTTCCGTCGACTGGGCGTCGACTTGGAAGTACGCGGCAACGACTTGATCGTGAACCGTCAATCGATTTGCAAGATTGACACCTATATAGATGGTACTTCGCTGACCATTTATGACCACCCATGGCCGGGCTTCACGCCTGACCTTTTGAGCATCGTGCTCGTGGTGGCAACGCAATGCGAAGGCAGTGTGCTCATTCACCAGAAAATGTTTGAGAGCCGGCTGTTTTTCGTGGACAAATTGATCGAAATGGGTGCACAGGTGATTTTGTGTGACCCGCACCGCGCGGTCGTCATCGGTCTTGGGCGCAAGCACATGCTGCGTGCCATCCGCATGACTAGTCCGGATATCCGTGCCGGCATCGCCCTGCTCATTGCCGCGCTCGGGGCCAACGGCACAAGCCGCATCTACAACATCGAGCAGATTGACCGCGGTTATCAGAATATCGAAGCGAGACTCAACGCGCTAGGTGCCCGCATCAAGCGCATGAAGGAATAG